From the Haemophilus parainfluenzae genome, the window AGACAAGAGACAATAGTAGGAGAGCGCTTATGATTTATAGTATGACAGCCTTTGCACGCTTTGAAATCAAGAAAGATTGGGGCGATGCAGTTTGGGAAATTCGTTCGGTTAACCAACGTTATTTGGAAAACTTTTTCCGCTTGCCAGAGCAATTCCGAGGTTTAGAAAATGCTTTGCGTGAGAAACTTCGTCAAAATCTCACCCGCGGTAAAATTGAATGTTCATTGCGTATTGATAGCAAAAAACAAGCAACGGCTGAGCTCAATTTAAATAAAGAATTAGCGAATCAAGTGATTCAATCTTTACAATGGATTAAGGCGCAAGCTGGCGAGGGTGAAATCAATTTAGCAGATGTATTGCGTTATCCTGGCGTGGTGGAATCGGCTGAGCAAGATCTAGATGCCATCAGTCAAGATTTGTTGACAGCTTTTGATGAATTGTTGGTGGAATTTATTGCAATGCGTGGCCGTGAAGGCGAAAAATTGCAAGCCATTATTCAACAGCGTCTTGATGGTATTACGGTAGAAGCTGAAAAAGTGCGGTCACAAATGCCAGCGGTTTTACAATGGCAGCGTGAGCGTTTATTGCAACGTTTTGAAGAAGCGAAGATTCAACTAGATCCACAACGTGTCGAACAAGAAATGATTTTATTGGCGCAACGTGTGGATGTGGCGGAGGAATTAGATCGTCTGCAAATGCACGTGAAAGAAACCAACAATATCTTGAAAAAAGGTGGAGCAGTGGGGCGTAAACTGGATTTTATGATGC encodes:
- a CDS encoding YicC/YloC family endoribonuclease; translated protein: MIYSMTAFARFEIKKDWGDAVWEIRSVNQRYLENFFRLPEQFRGLENALREKLRQNLTRGKIECSLRIDSKKQATAELNLNKELANQVIQSLQWIKAQAGEGEINLADVLRYPGVVESAEQDLDAISQDLLTAFDELLVEFIAMRGREGEKLQAIIQQRLDGITVEAEKVRSQMPAVLQWQRERLLQRFEEAKIQLDPQRVEQEMILLAQRVDVAEELDRLQMHVKETNNILKKGGAVGRKLDFMMQELNRESNTLASKSINADITASAVELKVLIEQMREQIQNLE